A genome region from Pongo pygmaeus isolate AG05252 chromosome 17, NHGRI_mPonPyg2-v2.0_pri, whole genome shotgun sequence includes the following:
- the LOC129018787 gene encoding non-histone chromosomal protein HMG-14-like → MEQGVGAAKEEPKRRAARLSAKPPAKVEAKPKKAAAKDKSSDKKVQTKGKRAAKGKQAEVANQETKEDLPAENRETKTEESPASNEAGEKEAKSD, encoded by the exons ATGGAGCAG GGGGTGGGGGCCGCCAAGGAAGAGCCCAAGAGGAGAGCAGCGCGGTTGTCAGCTAAACCTCCTGCAAAAGTGGAAGCAAAGCCGAAAAAGGCAGCAGCGAAGGATAAATCTTCAGACAAAAAAGTGCAGACAAAAGGGAAAAGGGCAGCAAAGGGAAAACAGGCCGAAGTGGCTAACCAAGAAACTAAAGAAGATTTACCTGCAGAAAACAGGGAAACGAAAACTGAGGAGAGTCCGGCCTCTAAtgaagcaggagagaaagaagccaaGTCTGATTAA